Below is a genomic region from Streptomyces sp. Edi4.
GTAGACGGTGGAGCACCACCGGCGCCGGGCCAGGCGCAGCACCTCTGCGGCGTCGCTGGCGGTTCGCACGCCGTGCACCAGGTGCGCGAACCGCGTGGCCGGGTAGCTGCGCATCCAGTCGGGGAACGTGGCGCGGCGGTAGGTGGGCAGGTCTCCCTCGAAGACGATGACCTGGTCGGCTATGTCGCAGTAGCCCTGCGCGGGTATGACGCCCGGGTTCAGCACGACCTTGCCCATCCCCTTGGCGCGCTGCCGCAGCACGGTCAGCGCGACGGACTGCAAGTGCCCGCTGTCGGCCGGGCATTCGTCGAGGAAGGCGCCGTTGAAGCCGCGGGACACGTACAGGTCCGCGTCCGCGTTGTTGAAGAAGTCATCGCGGCTGCCGCCTTGCAGCGTGATGTAGCCGAGGACTGGTGTGCCGGCGTCCCGGACGGCCCGGGCCGCGTCGTAGAGCACCGGGTCCTCTTTGTCGCCGGGCCCGCTGGCCTGGTTGAGGATCACCCAGTGCACGGGGATGTTGGGCAGTGCCAGGGCCGCCCAGGCGGGTGCGACGGTGCCGGGGTGGCCGTACATGGGTATTCCGGCGCCCAGCGCAGTACTGGCGGCAGGGATGGGCGGGGCCATAACGTCTCCTGTCGGCGCCCCGTGCCAGCTTCCAGGATATGGGCCTGCACCCCAATGCCTGCGATCAGTTGGCCGCGGTGCTGCCTTGTTCGTAGAACCGCAGGCGCGCCAGCGCGGCGGCGCCTTCGAAACAGCGGCCCCGTCCCGCATGTGCCGTGGATAGGTCAGGTACGCCGGTGAACGACCTCGCCGTGTTCCTTCGTCCACGTTCGCAGCTGCTCCGTATGCCCGCCGCTCTCCTGCACCAGGGTGATGGTCACGCCGTCCTGGCTGCCATGGGAGCCCACGAAACTCCGGAACTTCATCAACGCGACCGCTTCGTTCGTCCAGGTGCCCTCGATGCCCGGGCCGTCCTCGCGGAACGTCACCCGGACATGAAAGCGCT
It encodes:
- a CDS encoding spherulation-specific family 4 protein; translated protein: MAPPIPAASTALGAGIPMYGHPGTVAPAWAALALPNIPVHWVILNQASGPGDKEDPVLYDAARAVRDAGTPVLGYITLQGGSRDDFFNNADADLYVSRGFNGAFLDECPADSGHLQSVALTVLRQRAKGMGKVVLNPGVIPAQGYCDIADQVIVFEGDLPTYRRATFPDWMRSYPATRFAHLVHGVRTASDAAEVLRLARRRWCSTVYAHSTIYTPTTNTWDALPTYWPTFSRTLAGSSVPGA